A single genomic interval of Armigeres subalbatus isolate Guangzhou_Male chromosome 1, GZ_Asu_2, whole genome shotgun sequence harbors:
- the LOC134205843 gene encoding protein Mo25 isoform X2 — protein MLYGTSDAEPQTEIVVSQLAQELYNSNLLLLLIQNLSRIDFEGKKDVAQVFNNVLRRQIGTRSPTVEYICTKPEILFTLMAGYEHQEIALNCGTMLRECARYEALAKIMLHSDEFFNFFRYVEVSTFDIASDAFSTFKELLTRHKILCAEFLEQNYDKVFDHYQHLLNSENYVTRRQSLKLLGELLLDRHNFTVMTKYISNPDNLKLMMNMLKEKSRNIQFEAFHVFKVFVANPNKPKPILDILLRNQEKLVDFLTKFHTDRSEDEQFNDEKAYLIKQIKELKPAPDQ, from the exons ATGCTATACGGAACGTCAGACGCAGAACCACAAACGGAAATTGTGGTGTCGCAGTTAGCACAGGAATTGTATAATAGTAATCTACTCTTGCTTCTGATACAG AATCTAAGTCGTATCGATTTCGAAGGCAAAAAAGACGTCGCACAGGTGTTCAACAATGTACTCAGAAGACAGATCGGCACACGGTCGCCAACCGTGGAATACATCTGTACAAAGCCAGAAATCCTGTTCACACTTATGGCCGG TTACGAACACCAAGAAATTGCGCTAAACTGCGGAACGATGCTGCGGGAGTGTGCAAGGTACGAAGCGCTCGCCAAAATAATGCTCCACTCGGACGAATTCTTCAACTTTTTCCGCTACGTGGAAGTGTCCACCTTCGATATCGCTTCGGATGCCTTCTCGACCTTCAAGGAGCTGCTGACGCGGCACAAAATCCTGTGCgccgaattcctggagcaaaaCTACGACAAAGTATTTGACCACTACCAGCACTTGCTCAACTCGGAGAACTACGTTACGCGGAGGCAAAGTTTGAAACTGCTCGGTGAACTGCTGCTGGATCGACACAACTTCACG GTAATGACGAAATacatctcaaatccagacaaCCTGAAGCTCATGATGAATATGCTTAAAGAAAAATCTCGGAATATTCAGTTTGAAGCGTTTCACGTGTTCAAG GTATTTGTAGCGAATCCGAACAAACCGAAACCGATCCTGGATATCCTACTGCGGAATCAGGAAAAATTGGTAGACTTCCTAACGAAATTCCACACGGACCGATCCGAGGACGAACAGTTCAACGACGAAAAGGCGTACCTAATCAAGCAGATAAAAGAGCTGAAACCGGCTCCGGATCAATAG